The DNA window CATCGGGGAGACGGCCATTCCCTGTGCGCTGACCGGCTTGCGCAGCGCGGAGTTCAGAAACGACGAAGCGCGCCGGTCGATCCTGTTCGAACTGGCCAACGAATCCGGCCATTCGTTCGGCTGGCTCGGCATGACGTTTCCGGTCGACAGCACGCATTCGGAAGCCATGCTGGAACAACACCTGATGTCGGCGATGCAGGCCGCGGATATCCATCATCTGAAATTGAGCAAGGGACGTCGACATGCGTGACGCAAAGACAGCCACTGCGGCACTCGACCAGGGTTCCGCGAAGGTCTCATCGACGCGAGCGCCGCTACGTCTGCCGTCCGACGTGCGGATTATCGGCGTGGCGCTGGTCATTTTCATCGTCATGTCGGTCGCCAGCCCGCGCTTTCTGACCTCGGGCAACATCTATAACCTGCTCGATCAGTCGGTCGTGGTGGGGATCGTCGCAATCGGGCAAACCTTTGTGATCCTCGTTGCCGGCATCGATCTTTCGGTGGGCGCGGTGACAGGCGTAGCCGGGATCATCTTCGGGATTCTAGCCACCCGCGCCGGACTTCCGTTATATCTCGGCGTGCCGGTCGCGATTGGCGCAGGCGCGTGCCTGGGTTTGCTCAATGGTTTTCTGGTGAACTTCGGCCGGATTGCGCCCTTCATCGTGACGCTTGGCACGATGTCGATCTGCCGGTCGGTCGCCTATCTGATCAGCAATGGCAACTCGATCTCAGGCTTGCCCGATGCGCTCTCCGAATTGAGCGTCGCGGAAGTCTTCGGCATACCGGTCAATTTTCTGTTCCTGCTGACGCTGTTTGCGATTGCGTGGTGGTATCTCCAGCGCACTAAAGGCGGCCGCACGATCTACGCGATCGGATCGAATCGCGACGCGGCCGTGGCCGCCGGTCTGCGGACCACTCGCTACGCCAACCTCGCTTACGCGGTGTCCGGTGCATCGGCAGGGCTCGCGTCGGTGTTTCTCAGTTCGCGGCTCATGTCGATCGATCCGCTCGCGGGAAATGGCCTCGAACTCGACGCGATTGCCGCCGTGGTGATCGGCGGTGCGAGTCTGTTTGGCGGACGCGGCTCGATGCTGGGGAGTCTGTTCGGCGTTTTCATCATGGTTCTGATCCGTAACGGTCTGAACCTCCTGGGCGTCGGCCCGTACTGGCAAGGGACGGCGATCGGAACCATCATTCTCGTTGCAGTACTGATCGAGCGGCTGACGAGCGGTACCAAACGTTAAGCATCACCACGTGAACAAAAAGATCTGGAGGAGCGCATGAACACGAAACTGAAAACCGTCAGGCATCTGCTGCAAGGAATTGCCTTTGGCGCAATGATCGCCTGTATTCCCGCGCAAAACGCGAGCGCCCAGGCGGCGGGTAAGCAATACGTCTATATCGCGCCGGCGCTCGATCTGCCGTTCTGGCATGTCGTCGGCGATGGCGTTGCGGCGGGCGTGAAGGCGCACGGTGGCACCGTCAATTACATGGACTCGCACAACGACGCCGCGACGCAACTGAAGAACGCTCAGGACGCGATTGCGCAGGGCGTGGCGGGCATCGTGCTGTCGCCGACCGACTCGAGCACCGCGCCGAGCGTGCTGGCGCTCGCAAAGCAGCATGGCATTCCGGTCAGCATCGCCGGCATCGGCACGACCTCGGGCGACTACCGGACCTACGTAGGCTCCGAAGACGAGAAGGGCGCCTACGCAGTCGGCAAGGAACTCGCGCGCGTGATGGTGCAACGTGGCTGGCAAAAGGGCGGCTATGGCATCGTCACCATTTCGCTCGGACGGGAAAACGGCAAGCTGCGCACCGCTGGCTTTCGCCGCGCGATGAGCGAGGCGGGCATTCACGAGATGGCGCTGAATCAGATGCAGAAGTACACGCCTGACGAGACGTTCAGCTTTGTGCAGGACATGATGACCGCCCATCCGGATATGCATGCGGTTTTCGTCGAGACCGACACCCCCACACTCGGGGC is part of the Paraburkholderia fungorum genome and encodes:
- a CDS encoding ABC transporter permease — encoded protein: MRDAKTATAALDQGSAKVSSTRAPLRLPSDVRIIGVALVIFIVMSVASPRFLTSGNIYNLLDQSVVVGIVAIGQTFVILVAGIDLSVGAVTGVAGIIFGILATRAGLPLYLGVPVAIGAGACLGLLNGFLVNFGRIAPFIVTLGTMSICRSVAYLISNGNSISGLPDALSELSVAEVFGIPVNFLFLLTLFAIAWWYLQRTKGGRTIYAIGSNRDAAVAAGLRTTRYANLAYAVSGASAGLASVFLSSRLMSIDPLAGNGLELDAIAAVVIGGASLFGGRGSMLGSLFGVFIMVLIRNGLNLLGVGPYWQGTAIGTIILVAVLIERLTSGTKR
- a CDS encoding substrate-binding domain-containing protein, with the protein product MNTKLKTVRHLLQGIAFGAMIACIPAQNASAQAAGKQYVYIAPALDLPFWHVVGDGVAAGVKAHGGTVNYMDSHNDAATQLKNAQDAIAQGVAGIVLSPTDSSTAPSVLALAKQHGIPVSIAGIGTTSGDYRTYVGSEDEKGAYAVGKELARVMVQRGWQKGGYGIVTISLGRENGKLRTAGFRRAMSEAGIHEMALNQMQKYTPDETFSFVQDMMTAHPDMHAVFVETDTPTLGAARAIRIGHRDKDVALVAFDGIPEFIDMLKKGQLLASGMQQPFLMGQEAANALYDSSLSQKNLSIPVLLVTPANVDSQMSVINKTVMPRNGN